DNA sequence from the Pseudomonas tritici genome:
CCGGGCTGGTTTCGGTCATGCCGTAGGCAATCTGCACCTCACTCATGTGCATCTCGTTGATGACCCGGCGCATCACTTCGATGGGGCACGTCGCACCGGCCATGATGCCGGTGCGCAAGGTAGACAGCTCGAAGTCGCCGAGACGTGGGTGATCGAGCATGCTGATAAACATGGTCGGCACGCCGTACAAGCCGGTGGCGCGCTCTTCGGCGACGGCAGTGAGGGTCAGCAGCGGGTCGAAGCCGTCATTGGGGTAGATCATGGTGGTGCCGTGGGTGATGCAACCCAGGTTGCCCATCACCATGCCAAAGCAGTGATACAGCGGCACCGGGATCACCAGGCGATCCTGCGCGGTTAAACCCAGGCTTTCGCCGACCATATAGCCGTTATTGAGGATATTGTGATGACTGAGGGTCGCGCCCTTGGGGAAGCCGGTGGTGCCGGAGGTGTACTGGATATTCACGGCTTGGTCGAAGTGCAGGCTGGCCTGGCGGTTGTGCAATTGTTCGGGCGCGATGCCAGCGCCGAGCGCGGCCAACTGCGACCAGGGCAGGAATCCCGTGGGCGGACTGGGGTCGAGGCTGATGATGCCGCGCAGCTCGGGCTTCAATTCCTGGAGCATCGCGTGGTAATCGGACGTCTTGAACGACCCGGCGCATACCAGCCACTGGCAACCGGACTGCTTGAGCACGTACTCCAATTCACTGCTGCGGTACGCCGGATTGATATTGACCAGAATCACACCCAGCTTGGCACTGGCGATCTGGCTGATACACCACTCGGCGCAATTGGGTGCCCAGATACCCAGGCGATCACCGATCTGCATGCCCAGTGCGAGGAATGCGCGGGCATGTAAATCCACGGCGTGGGCCAGTTGCTGCCAGGTGTAGCGCTGCTGTTGATGGCGCACCACCAGAGCCTCGCCATCGGGAAACTGTGCAACGGTGCGATCAAAGGCCTGGCCAATCGTCATGGCCAGCAAGGTCTTGTCCTGAACGCCACGGCTGTAGCTCTGATTCGATTGATCCATAACGACCCCTGTTGTCTTTTTTGTAGGTTGACGTAAACGTAAACTACGATTGACAGCGCCTTAACGCAAGCTTACGTTAACGTAAAGGTGAGCGCCCTTCCCTGGCGCGCCATCCACACAAAAACAAAGCTCACATTAAGGTGCCTGTCCATGAGTTACCCGTCCCTGAACTTCGCCCTCGGTGAAACCATCGACATGCTGCGCGACCAGGTGCAGTCGTTCGTGGGCAAGGAAATCGCGCCCCGTGCGGCACAGATCGATATCGACAATCTCTTTCCCGCCGACCTGTGGCGCAAGTTCGGCGACATGGGCCTGTTAGGCGTTACTGTGCCGGAAGAGTACGGCGGCGCTGGCCTGGGTTACCTGGCCCACGTGGTGGCCATGGAAGAAATCAGCCGCGGTTCGGCGTCGGTGGCCTTGTCCTATGGCGCGCACTCCAACCTGTGCGTGAACCAGATCAACCGCAACGGCAGCCATGAACAAAAACTCAAGTACCTGCCCAAACTCATCAGCGGCGAACACGTCGGCGCGTTAGCCATAAGTGAGCCGAACGCCGGCTCCGATGTGGTCTCGATGAAACTGCGCGCGGACAAGCACGGCGATCATTACGTGCTCAACGGCAGCAAGACCTGGATCACCAACGGCCCCGACGCCAGCACCTACGTGATCTACGCCAAGACCGACCTGGAAAAAGGTGCCCACGGCATCACCGCGTTTATCGTCGAGCGCGATTGGAAAGGCTTCAGCCGCAGCAACAAGTTCGACAAGCTGGGCATGCGCGGCTCCAACACCTGCGAACTGTTTTTCGATGACGTGGAAGTGCCCGAAGAGAACATCCTCGGTGTACTCAATGGCGGCGTGAAAGTGCTGATGAGCGGCCTGGACTACGAACGCGTGGTGCTCTCCGGTGGCCCCACCGGGATCATGCAGGCCTGCATGGACCTCATCGTGCCTTACATCCACGACCGCAAGCAGTTTGGCCAGAGCATCGGCGAATTCCAACTGATCCAGGGCAAGGTCGCCGACATGTACACCCAACTCAACGCCAGCCGCGCCTATCTCTACGCGGTAGCCCAAGCCTGCGAACGTGGCGAAACCACGCGCAAGGATGCGGCCGGGGTGATCCTCTACAGCGCCGAACGCGCCACACAAATGGCCCTCGATGCGATCCAGATTCTCGGTGGCAACGGCTATATCAACGAATTCCCTGCCGGGCGGCTGTTGCGCGATGCCAAGCTGTACGAAATCGGCGCCGGTACCAGTGAGATCCGCCGGATGCTGATCGGTCGCGAACTCTTCAACGAAACCCGCTGAAGGAGCGCACCATGGCCACCTTGCACACCCAGCTCAACCCACGCTCGGCGGAGTTCGCCGCCAACAGCGCGGCGATGCGCCAACAGGTCGACGCCCTGCACAGCCTGCTCGCCGATGTGCAGCAAGGCGGCGGCGCCAAGGCTCAGGAGCGGCACACGTCGCGCGGCAAATTGCTGCCACGCGAGCGCATCAACCGTCTTCTCGACCCAGGCTCGCCGTTTCTTGAGCTCAGCCAATTGGCCGCTTATCAGGTGTATGGCGAAGATGTGCCCGCCGCTGGCGTGATTGCCGGGATCGGCCGCGTGGAAGGCGTCGAATGCATGATCGTCGCCAATGATGCCACCGTGAAAGGTGGCTCCTACTACCCCCTCACTGTAAAAAAGCACCTGCGTGCACAGACTATCGCCGAGCAGAATCGCCTGCCGTGCATTTACCTGGTGGACTCCGGCGGCGCCAACCTGCCACGTCAGGATGAAGTGTTTCCGGACCGCGAGCACTTCGGGCGGATCTTCTTCAACCAAGCCAATATGAGTGCCCAAGGCATCCCGCAGATTGCCGTGGTGATGGGCTCATGCACCGCCGGCGGTGCTTATGTGCCGGCGATGGCGGACGAGGCAATCATGGTGCGCAACCAGGCGACGATATTCCTCGCCGGACCGCCTTTAGTGAAGGCTGCCACCGGTGAAGTCGTCAGCGCCGAAGACCTCGGCGGTGCCGATGTGCACTGCAAGATCTCTGGTGTGGCCGACCACTACGCCGACAGCGATGAACACGCCCTGGCGCTGGCCCGACGCAGCGTGTCCAACCTCAACTGGCGCAAGCAGGGCGAACTGTTGCAGCGCCCGCCCGTAGCACCGCTGTACAGCTGCGAAGAGCTTTACGGTGTGATTCCGGCCGACGCCAAGCAACCCTTTGACGTGCGCGAAGTGATCGCACGGCTGGTCGACGGCTCAGTGTTCGATGAGTTCAAAGCATTGTTTGGTACCACGCTGGTGTGCGGCTTTGCGCACCTGCACGGCTACCCGATGGCGATCCTGGCCAACAACGGGATTCTGTTTGCCGAAGCAGCGCAAAAAGGCGCGCACTTTATCGAGTTGGCCTGTCAGCGCGGCATTCCCCTGCTGTTCCTGCAGAACATCACCGGCTTTATGGTCGGGCAGAAATACGAAGCTGGAGGCATTGCCAAACACGGCGCCAAGCTGGTCACCGCAGTGGCCTGCGCCAAGGTGCCGAAGTTCACAGTGATCATCGGTGGCAGCTTTGGTGCCGGTAACTATGGTATGTGCGGCCGTGCCTATGACCCGCGTTTCTTGTGGATGTGGCCGAATGCACGCATTGGCGTGATGGGGGCCGAACAGGCGGCCGGCGTGCTGGTGCAGGTTAAACGTGAGCAGGCTGAACGCGCGGGCGTTGCTTTCAGCGCCGAAGAAGAAGCCGCGATCAAGCAGCCAATCCTCGACCAGTACGAAACCCAGGGCCACCCCTACTATTCCAGCGCGCGCCTGTGGGACGACGGTGTCATCGACCCGTTGCAGACCCGCGACGTGCTGGCCCTGGCCTTGTCCGCCTCGCTGAACGCCCCCATCGAGCCGAGCCGCTTCGGCGTGTTCCGCATGTAAATGGAGCTGCACCCCATGAGCGATTTCAATACCCTCGAACTGATCACCGACAGCCGTGGCTTTGCCACGCTGTGGCTCAGTCGTGAAGCCAAGAACAACGCGTTCAACGCCGAGATGATCCGCGAACTGATCATCGCCCTCGACCAGGTGCAAGGCGATCCGTCCTTGCGCTTTTTAGTCCTGCGCGGACGCGGCAAGCACTTCAGTGCCGGCGCAGACCTGGCCTGGATGCAGCAATCGGCCGAACTGGATTACCACACCAACCTGGACGACGCCCGCGAACTGGCGGAGCTGATGTACAACCTGGCCAAGCTGAAAATCCCGACACTGGCGGTGGTACAAGGCGCGGCCTACGGCGGCGCACTGGGCCTGATCAGTTGCTGCGACATGGCGATTGGCGCGGACGATGCGCAGTTCTGCCTGTCGGAAGTGCGCATTGGCTTGGCACCGGCGGTGATCAGCCCGTTTGTGGTGCAGGCCATTGGTGAACGCGCGGCGCGGCGCTATGCGCTGACCGCCGAACACTTCG
Encoded proteins:
- a CDS encoding carboxyl transferase domain-containing protein; translation: MATLHTQLNPRSAEFAANSAAMRQQVDALHSLLADVQQGGGAKAQERHTSRGKLLPRERINRLLDPGSPFLELSQLAAYQVYGEDVPAAGVIAGIGRVEGVECMIVANDATVKGGSYYPLTVKKHLRAQTIAEQNRLPCIYLVDSGGANLPRQDEVFPDREHFGRIFFNQANMSAQGIPQIAVVMGSCTAGGAYVPAMADEAIMVRNQATIFLAGPPLVKAATGEVVSAEDLGGADVHCKISGVADHYADSDEHALALARRSVSNLNWRKQGELLQRPPVAPLYSCEELYGVIPADAKQPFDVREVIARLVDGSVFDEFKALFGTTLVCGFAHLHGYPMAILANNGILFAEAAQKGAHFIELACQRGIPLLFLQNITGFMVGQKYEAGGIAKHGAKLVTAVACAKVPKFTVIIGGSFGAGNYGMCGRAYDPRFLWMWPNARIGVMGAEQAAGVLVQVKREQAERAGVAFSAEEEAAIKQPILDQYETQGHPYYSSARLWDDGVIDPLQTRDVLALALSASLNAPIEPSRFGVFRM
- a CDS encoding isovaleryl-CoA dehydrogenase, which gives rise to MSYPSLNFALGETIDMLRDQVQSFVGKEIAPRAAQIDIDNLFPADLWRKFGDMGLLGVTVPEEYGGAGLGYLAHVVAMEEISRGSASVALSYGAHSNLCVNQINRNGSHEQKLKYLPKLISGEHVGALAISEPNAGSDVVSMKLRADKHGDHYVLNGSKTWITNGPDASTYVIYAKTDLEKGAHGITAFIVERDWKGFSRSNKFDKLGMRGSNTCELFFDDVEVPEENILGVLNGGVKVLMSGLDYERVVLSGGPTGIMQACMDLIVPYIHDRKQFGQSIGEFQLIQGKVADMYTQLNASRAYLYAVAQACERGETTRKDAAGVILYSAERATQMALDAIQILGGNGYINEFPAGRLLRDAKLYEIGAGTSEIRRMLIGRELFNETR
- a CDS encoding AMP-binding protein, giving the protein MDQSNQSYSRGVQDKTLLAMTIGQAFDRTVAQFPDGEALVVRHQQQRYTWQQLAHAVDLHARAFLALGMQIGDRLGIWAPNCAEWCISQIASAKLGVILVNINPAYRSSELEYVLKQSGCQWLVCAGSFKTSDYHAMLQELKPELRGIISLDPSPPTGFLPWSQLAALGAGIAPEQLHNRQASLHFDQAVNIQYTSGTTGFPKGATLSHHNILNNGYMVGESLGLTAQDRLVIPVPLYHCFGMVMGNLGCITHGTTMIYPNDGFDPLLTLTAVAEERATGLYGVPTMFISMLDHPRLGDFELSTLRTGIMAGATCPIEVMRRVINEMHMSEVQIAYGMTETSPVSLQTGADDDLERRVTTVGRTQPQLENKIIDADGNTVARGEIGELCTRGYSVMLGYWNNPDATREAIDDAGWMHTGDLASMDAHGYVCIAGRNKDMIIRGGENVYPRELEEFFFTHPAVADVQVIGIPDERYGEAIVAWVKFHPGHVANELELHTWCKGRIAHFKTPKHFKIVEEFPMTVTGKVQKFRMREISIEELRDDA
- a CDS encoding gamma-carboxygeranoyl-CoA hydratase, giving the protein MSDFNTLELITDSRGFATLWLSREAKNNAFNAEMIRELIIALDQVQGDPSLRFLVLRGRGKHFSAGADLAWMQQSAELDYHTNLDDARELAELMYNLAKLKIPTLAVVQGAAYGGALGLISCCDMAIGADDAQFCLSEVRIGLAPAVISPFVVQAIGERAARRYALTAEHFGGQRAREIGLLAESYPIDTLDQQVEQWVANLLQNSPAAMRASKDLLREVGNGALTPALRRYCENAIARIRVSAEGQEGLRAFLQKRPPSWQPQEPRS